In Vigna angularis cultivar LongXiaoDou No.4 chromosome 8, ASM1680809v1, whole genome shotgun sequence, one DNA window encodes the following:
- the LOC108345619 gene encoding BAG family molecular chaperone regulator 3 has protein sequence MMRMRNSGGNNNHKTNGLSSIMNAGGSAACRSEPGSKEWEMRPGGMLVQMRTADSDRNPVLVPTIRVRVKYGSIYHEVNISSQATFGELKKMLSGPTGLHHEDQKLFYKDKERDSKAFLDMVGVKDKSKIVLVEDPISQEKRLLEIRKNAKMEKAAKSISAISLEVDRLAGRVSAFESIISKGGKVVETDVLNLIELLMNQLLKLDGIMADGDVKLQRKMQVKRVQKYVETLDLLKVKNSVPSSNGDHGAVQPQQQKHSNGQRLGGVQEKQQKHSNGHNRLALAPIQEQQQEQPRNSNEKSLALYQEQQQQTSRNSTSEVVVTTNWELFDSAPPLIPVQSTSPPQQPPSVTHNSGPPKFNWEFFN, from the exons atgatgaggatgaggaaTAGTGGTGGTAATAACAATCATAAGACAAACGGTCTTTCTTCCATCATGAATGCAGGAGGCTCAGCTGCTTGTAGATCTGAGCCTGGTTCAAAGGAATGGGAGATGAGACCAGGTGGAATGCTGGTTCAGATGAGAACCGCTGATTCGGATCGGAACCCAGTTCTTGTTCCCACAATTAGAGTTAGGGTCAAGTACGGTTCAATTTACCATGAAGTCAACATTAGTTCTCAAGCTACATTTG GGGAGTTGAAGAAGATGTTGTCAGGACCAACTGGGTTACACCATGAAGACCAAAAGCTGTTTTACAAAGACAAGGAGAGGGATTCAAAGGCTTTTCTTGACATGGTTGGGGTGAAGGATAAATCCAAGATAGTGCTAGTTGAAGATCCTATTAGTCAAGAGAAGAGGTTGTTAGAGATAAGGAAGAATGCTAAGATGGAGAAAGCTGCAAAATCCATCTCAGCAATCAGCTTGGAAGTAGACAGGCTTGCAGGGAGG GTATCAGCCTTTGAGTCAATTATTAGCAAAGGTGGGAAAGTTGTGGAAACAGATGTTCTGAATCTGATTGAGTTGTTGATGAATCAATTGCTTAAATTGGACGGTATAATGGCTGATGGGGATGTGAAATTACAGAGGAAAATGCAG GTAAAAAGAGTTCAAAAGTATGTTGAAACTCTTGATCTGCTGAAGGTTAAGAATTCTGTGCCTAGCAGCAATGGAGACCATGGTGCAGTGCAGCCTCAACAACAGAAGCATTCAAATGGGCAGAGGCTGGGAGGTGTTCAAgagaaacaacaaaagcatTCAAATGGACATAATAGGTTAGCCTTAGCACCAATTCAAGAGCAGCAACAAGAACAACCTAGGAACTCAAATGAGAAATCTCTAGCACTTTACCAAGAGCAACAACAGCAAACCTCAAGGAATTCGACCTCAGAAGTTGTAGTTACCACAAACTGGGAGTTGTTTGATTCTGCCCCACCATTAATCCCTGTGCAGTCCACATCCCCACCACAACAACCCCCCTCAGTGACTCATAATTCAGGTCCTCCAAAGTTCAATTGGGAATTCTTCAACTGA